GACGATCACGGCCCCGACGGCGTCCGCTCCCAGCTCCTGCGCACATCTGGCAGCCTGCACGGCTCGTGTCATGTACGTTTGCATTTCTGTCTTCTGATTGGACGTGAAAAGCTGCCCCTTTAGAGCGGACGTGATCCGTTTGTCCTCGTGAAAAGACGTCGGCCAGTGTTTGCTGGCGCGTTCGAACTGTGGTCTGGTCAGCGGAGGACTGGCTGGGATCTGGACCAGAAAAGGTTCCCCCAAACCAGTACAGTTAAACTCCTCAGACCTCAGAAGATCTGTAAGAGTAGGAGGTTTGTTTTTTATCTCGGGTACATCGGTTACCAGGCACAGTATGACCTCTAACGGATGAGGACCGCTCTTCTCTTTACAAGCTCTCACTCTCTTGATATGCTGAAGGTCCGGCAAAGGATAAACGGCCGACAGGTCTCTGACCAGGCGTGAGGTTTCTTTCTTCTGAGTGATCGGGGCTGCATAAGCGTCCACTAATTTAACGTCCTGAGATTTTTCATCCGAGAGGACGGGGAGGACTTCCCAGGAGTCGGGGTCATGCTCCATTCCTTTTCTCTTCTTGGTCTCTGGTTCCATTTTGGAAAACACATGAATAATCTGTGAACAGAAAAGAGGAAAGAACATGTAAACGATTAAAAAAGTGACTAATACTGCATTACAactctttaaaaataaagaaatccccaatAAACTAGGATAGAGTCTCTAACCCAATGTTAATATTATGTCAAAAAAAGCAATAACGTCATTGTTCTATTTTTAAATTAGATTAATGGCATTTTTATTGACTCAATCAACACAGACACTGAACCATAATGTAGATTTGTAGATTTAATCTCActtactgtcttaaccgcttatccaattaggttcgttggggggtgctggagcctatcccagcttttcaatggacgcaaggcacacagtaacaccctggatggggtgccagtccatcacagggcagacacacacacatacacccacagtattagtgtctccaattaacctgactgcatgttttttggactgtgggagaaaaccggagctcccggaggaaacccacgcagacacggggagaacatgctaactccgcacagaaaggacccggaccgccccacctggggatcgaacccaggaccttcttgctgtgaggagacagtgctacacaccgagccac
The Trichomycterus rosablanca isolate fTriRos1 chromosome 12, fTriRos1.hap1, whole genome shotgun sequence genome window above contains:
- the adat3 gene encoding probable inactive tRNA-specific adenosine deaminase-like protein 3, with amino-acid sequence MEPETKKRKGMEHDPDSWEVLPVLSDEKSQDVKLVDAYAAPITQKKETSRLVRDLSAVYPLPDLQHIKRVRACKEKSGPHPLEVILCLVTDVPEIKNKPPTLTDLLRSEEFNCTGLGEPFLVQIPASPPLTRPQFERASKHWPTSFHEDKRITSALKGQLFTSNQKTEMQTYMTRAVQAARCAQELGADAVGAVIVDPRSGQIVAVGHDLRRAGNPLHHAVMACIDLVARSQGGGAYQYKNYPGCTYAALDSVSVCSSDGGGNDRPYICTGYDLYVTREPCVMCAMALVHSRISRVFYAVASADGALGTKYKIHCQKDLNHHFQVYKGVMLQACEKLMSE